In bacterium, one genomic interval encodes:
- a CDS encoding TonB-dependent receptor — protein MLRKYVAFVSILLAPELIWGATYGVVSGFVREASSGEFMSYVNVYLEDGSLGATSNKDGYYVITGIKPGKYTLICSMIGYKEERVEIIVEAGRNIRRDFALKYEPLQLGQVEVTGERERFEHEVDVGVKRMDMQKIKQVPGFVEQDLFRSLTMLPGVVSISDYSSALYIRGGTMDQNLILLDGVTVYNPYHLLGFYSTFILEALKGAELYTGGFPARYGGAISSVLDVEMKAGNSEKITGYADVGLLTSKAVIEGPLPFGLKGSWLVSGRRTYIDAVTWTIDKLFIPETSYMHIYLPYHFYDLQAKVNWDASDRSRFTLSGFFGDDVLKIGELMGSDSNRLDFNWGNGILGLRWRYVFTPKLFSILAFNVTRYRVKTFIKEDSSEFLLNSSIGELSVRWGLSWFPAPEHSMEYGLEAKAVETANYWEDLDTIWFNKRDTFALAAFYIQDKWEPLPWWVFEAGLRGEYFSNGNYFRINPRLGVKYRPLADLAIKAGAGLYNQYLYIPYPRDEMMLKMPIQFFQQWVPADSRYPPLQSMLFTLGAEYKLPKNIDLSLELYYKDLENLREANLFSDIGPFPDTGSITLGKGYSYGVEFLAKYASSWVGYSFSVTKYKFGDSDWFYPVHDTRHNLNLSFALPLGKGWDLTSAWVFSSGFPFTGQIGWYQYVDEYGNISWQPISGRRGGVRYPPYHRLDAGFAKSFKLFKKYDCQFYLQVLNVYAAKNVLYYNYYFDYETGITRREPFYMLPFPVPSFGIRGTF, from the coding sequence CATACGGCGTGGTTTCCGGTTTTGTTCGCGAGGCATCTTCCGGTGAATTCATGAGTTACGTGAACGTCTATCTTGAAGACGGCAGCCTTGGCGCCACTTCTAATAAGGATGGATACTATGTCATTACAGGCATCAAGCCAGGAAAGTACACGCTTATCTGCTCTATGATAGGCTACAAAGAGGAGAGGGTTGAGATAATTGTTGAGGCTGGCCGCAACATACGCCGTGATTTCGCTTTAAAATACGAACCTTTGCAGCTTGGACAGGTCGAAGTAACAGGAGAAAGAGAACGTTTTGAACATGAGGTGGATGTAGGAGTCAAGAGGATGGATATGCAGAAGATAAAGCAGGTTCCCGGCTTCGTTGAGCAGGATTTGTTCCGTTCGCTCACCATGCTGCCCGGTGTTGTCTCTATATCCGATTACTCTTCAGCACTTTATATCCGCGGCGGAACGATGGATCAGAATCTCATACTCCTCGATGGCGTTACCGTTTACAACCCGTATCATCTGCTTGGCTTCTACTCGACCTTCATCCTCGAGGCTCTTAAAGGCGCGGAACTCTATACGGGCGGGTTCCCCGCCCGTTACGGCGGGGCGATATCGTCCGTGCTGGACGTCGAGATGAAGGCCGGAAACAGCGAAAAAATAACCGGTTACGCCGACGTGGGACTTCTGACTTCAAAAGCCGTTATCGAGGGTCCGCTTCCATTCGGTCTAAAGGGCTCGTGGCTTGTGTCCGGTCGAAGGACTTATATAGATGCCGTTACCTGGACTATTGACAAGCTCTTTATACCAGAAACATCTTACATGCATATCTACCTGCCTTATCATTTTTACGATCTGCAGGCAAAGGTAAACTGGGATGCGAGCGACCGTTCACGTTTTACACTTTCGGGATTTTTCGGCGACGATGTTCTTAAAATAGGCGAATTAATGGGTTCGGACTCAAACAGGCTGGATTTCAACTGGGGCAACGGGATACTCGGTTTACGCTGGCGGTACGTTTTTACGCCGAAGCTTTTCTCAATTCTCGCATTTAACGTAACCCGCTACCGCGTGAAAACATTCATAAAAGAAGATTCGAGCGAGTTTCTTCTGAACTCATCAATTGGAGAACTTAGCGTCCGCTGGGGATTATCCTGGTTTCCAGCGCCGGAGCATTCCATGGAATACGGTTTAGAGGCGAAGGCTGTGGAGACCGCCAACTACTGGGAGGACCTTGATACCATTTGGTTCAACAAACGCGATACGTTCGCTCTTGCCGCATTCTACATTCAGGACAAGTGGGAACCCTTGCCCTGGTGGGTTTTTGAGGCGGGGCTGCGGGGAGAATACTTTTCGAACGGCAACTACTTCCGCATCAACCCTCGGCTTGGGGTCAAGTACCGGCCGCTTGCCGATCTTGCAATCAAAGCGGGAGCAGGCCTTTACAATCAATATCTCTACATTCCGTATCCCCGAGACGAGATGATGCTTAAGATGCCTATACAGTTCTTCCAGCAGTGGGTTCCTGCAGACAGCAGATACCCTCCGCTTCAGTCAATGCTGTTCACTCTGGGCGCCGAATACAAACTGCCTAAGAATATCGACCTTTCACTTGAACTGTACTACAAGGATTTGGAGAACCTGCGGGAAGCAAATCTTTTTTCTGATATCGGGCCTTTCCCTGATACTGGTTCAATCACCCTCGGCAAGGGTTACTCTTACGGCGTTGAGTTTCTTGCAAAATACGCCTCCTCCTGGGTCGGGTATTCGTTTTCTGTAACAAAATATAAGTTCGGGGATTCGGACTGGTTCTATCCAGTGCATGATACCAGGCATAATCTCAACCTCTCCTTTGCCTTACCTCTCGGCAAGGGCTGGGATTTGACATCGGCATGGGTGTTCTCATCAGGATTTCCATTTACCGGACAAATCGGATGGTATCAGTACGTGGACGAGTATGGAAATATAAGCTGGCAGCCAATCTCAGGCAGAAGAGGCGGAGTGCGCTACCCTCCATACCATCGCCTTGATGCCGGGTTCGCCAAGAGTTTCAAGTTGTTCAAAAAGTACGATTGCCAGTTTTATCTGCAGGTGTTGAACGTATACGCTGCAAAGAATGTCCTCTACTACAATTACTACTTTGACTATGAGACCGGGATAACTCGCAGGGAACCCTTCTACATGCTACCCTTTCCTGTCCCGAGCTTCGGCATAAGGGGAACATTTTGA